The following are encoded in a window of Diorhabda sublineata isolate icDioSubl1.1 chromosome 3, icDioSubl1.1, whole genome shotgun sequence genomic DNA:
- the LOC130441454 gene encoding solute carrier family 66 member 2 isoform X2, whose amino-acid sequence MDWVISDELSLTVGTVVGWVSAGAMIIGGVIPYIPQYRQIRKTKDAEGFSLLVCLALLIANTLRIMFWFGRHFEYPLLIQSVIMNFTMFLMIHLCVRVRNRNQLLQARQRIFTDFDAKYFWNWTDFQSYLDCMLIFTIATSLLMYIFIDYLIFVETVGFLALFTEAMLGTPQLIKNYRNKSTEGMSISMVVMWTCGDIFKTSYFLLRDAPLQFWICGSVQVTVDLLILLQVFIYRGNIDPPRPTPHRID is encoded by the exons ATGGATTGGGTAATATCAGACGAATTATCTTTAACTGTAGGAACAGTTGTTGGCTGGGTAAGTGCAGGAGCTATGATTATAGGTGGTGTCATCCCTTACATACCCCAATACAGACAGATACGAAAAACAAAAGATGCAGAGGGATTCTCTTTGTTAGTGTGTCTCGCACTTCTAATAGCTAATACATTAAGAATAATGTTCTG GTTTGGAAGGCATTTTGAATATCCTCTTTTGATTCAGAGCGTAATAATGAATTTCACTATGTTTCTCATGATTCATTTGTGCGTTAGGGTAAGAAATAGAAATCAGTTACTTCAGGCTAGGCAAAGGATTTTCACAG ATTTTGATGCCAAGTACTTTTGGAATTGGACGGATTTTCAATCGTACCTGGATTGTATGTTGATTTTCACGATTGCTACGTCATTATTGATGTACATATTCAtagattatttaatatttgtcgAAACCGTCGGATTTTTGGCGTTGTTCACGGAGGCTATGTTAGGAACGcctcaattaattaaaaattatagaaataaatcgACGGAAGGGATGAG CATCAGTATGGTGGTGATGTGGACTTGCGGAGACATATTTAAAACTTCGTATTTTTTATTGCGCGACGCTCCGTTGCAATTTTGGATATGCGGTTCGGTGCAAGTAACGGTAGACTTACTGATATTACTTCAAGTTTTCATTTACCGCGGTAATATCGATCCACCGCGACCGACGCCGCATCGGATCGATTGA
- the LOC130441454 gene encoding solute carrier family 66 member 2 isoform X1 translates to MDWVISDELSLTVGTVVGWVSAGAMIIGGVIPYIPQYRQIRKTKDAEGFSLLVCLALLIANTLRIMFWFGRHFEYPLLIQSVIMNFTMFLMIHLCVRVRNRNQLLQARQRIFTAKPQEVQRLLNSKPRSSSCSISDFDAKYFWNWTDFQSYLDCMLIFTIATSLLMYIFIDYLIFVETVGFLALFTEAMLGTPQLIKNYRNKSTEGMSISMVVMWTCGDIFKTSYFLLRDAPLQFWICGSVQVTVDLLILLQVFIYRGNIDPPRPTPHRID, encoded by the exons ATGGATTGGGTAATATCAGACGAATTATCTTTAACTGTAGGAACAGTTGTTGGCTGGGTAAGTGCAGGAGCTATGATTATAGGTGGTGTCATCCCTTACATACCCCAATACAGACAGATACGAAAAACAAAAGATGCAGAGGGATTCTCTTTGTTAGTGTGTCTCGCACTTCTAATAGCTAATACATTAAGAATAATGTTCTG GTTTGGAAGGCATTTTGAATATCCTCTTTTGATTCAGAGCGTAATAATGAATTTCACTATGTTTCTCATGATTCATTTGTGCGTTAGGGTAAGAAATAGAAATCAGTTACTTCAGGCTAGGCAAAGGATTTTCACAG CAAAACCTCAGGAAGTACAGAGATTGCTTAATTCAAAACCTCGTAGTTCCTCGTGCAGTATAAGTG ATTTTGATGCCAAGTACTTTTGGAATTGGACGGATTTTCAATCGTACCTGGATTGTATGTTGATTTTCACGATTGCTACGTCATTATTGATGTACATATTCAtagattatttaatatttgtcgAAACCGTCGGATTTTTGGCGTTGTTCACGGAGGCTATGTTAGGAACGcctcaattaattaaaaattatagaaataaatcgACGGAAGGGATGAG CATCAGTATGGTGGTGATGTGGACTTGCGGAGACATATTTAAAACTTCGTATTTTTTATTGCGCGACGCTCCGTTGCAATTTTGGATATGCGGTTCGGTGCAAGTAACGGTAGACTTACTGATATTACTTCAAGTTTTCATTTACCGCGGTAATATCGATCCACCGCGACCGACGCCGCATCGGATCGATTGA
- the LOC130441455 gene encoding mitochondrial import inner membrane translocase subunit Tim21: MLPIKLVQTILGRNYRAALKLQRPIIYRISVRCQSTKEKGGSLTTSSSKAELDTNVKPLGEKVKETTKTVSYLGVIAFGLVVTGSLFYAVFNELFSSKSPNNIYSKAVKKCLADTRVEDKLGKPITAYGEQTRRGRRQHVSHVIYTGKDGRPHLRMKFHLKGSFHSGTVNLDMVENDAGDYEYRYMYLQVDDMLKNVIVLEDNRHNSSPTETVTSFEEITY; the protein is encoded by the exons atgttgccGATCAAATTAGTACAAACAATTTTAGGAAGAAACTACAGAGCAGCTTTAAAATTACAACGCCCTATAATCTATCGAATATCAGTAAGATGTCAATCAACTAAAGAAAAAGGAGGTAGTCTTACTACATCATCTTCAAAGGCAGAACTAGATACAAATGTAAAACCCTTAGgagaaaaagtaaaagaaactACGAAGACTGTATCTTATTTAGGAGTTATTGCTTTTGGATTAGTAGTAACAGGAAGTTTATTTTATGCAGTATTCAATGAATTGTTTTCAAG CAAAAGTccgaataatatttattcaaaagcTGTTAAAAAGTGTTTAGCTGATACTAGAGTAGAAGATAAGTTAGGTAAACCGATTACTGCTTATGGAGAACAAACAAGAAGAGGTAGGAGACAGCACGTTTCCCATGTTATTTATACAGGAAAAGATGGTAGACCACATTTAAggatgaaatttcatttaaaaggCTCGTTTCACTCAGGGACAGTTAATTTGGATATGGTCgag AATGATGCTGGTGAttatgaatacagatatatGTATTTGCAAGTCGATGACATGCTTAAAAATGTAATTGTTTTAGAAGACAATAGACACAATTCAAGTCCTACGGAAACTGTAACTTCGTTTGAAGAAATTacttattaa
- the LOC130441457 gene encoding transmembrane protein 231-like — protein MVVLEVFTKSIKIKYKSTLVSKATFVALIIWSLRIILPFLIAYKTGGLWLKSDKHFEQPEINILGDYILIGEAYNAEKPIICSTYGFYKKYLIGLDRCSSIKLREIDRNFDKKPDELELEINVIVDMYKLSSIHIVLPIKYELNMLCPLKMQSLIYFQYYFQQEKVTELKIFANLKLFQNSVFMCTKQFAKYYDRPIIEDQYESKHFLIENIVERYNDRNVSTHLTNIYTFIKKENLQTFKLKLNVKYPEDSIYYRPGFWQVLKIAWAQYIAIYLVIAWLFQRFNRYIFRHRLVWYYEENPLKIKTI, from the exons ATGGTTGTTTTagaagtttttacaaaaagcattaaaataaaatacaaaagcACCTTAGTTTCAAAAGCCACTTTCGTCGCTTTAATAATTTGGTCGTTGAGGATAATTTTACCATTTTTGATCGCATACAAAACCGGGG GTCTATGGTTAAAAAGTGATAAACACTTCGAACAACCGGAAATTAACATACTGGGGGATTATATTTTAATCGGCGAGGCGTATAACGCCGAAAAACCTATTATTTGCAGCACGTatggattttataaaaaatatttgataggTTTAGATCGTTGTTCATCTATTAAG ttaagggaaattgatagaaattttgataaaaaaccaGACGAATTAGAATTGGAGATAAATGTAATCGTTGATATGTACAAATTGAGTTCCATTCATATCGTACTTCCGATAAAATATGAActaaat ATGTTATGTCCTTTGAAAATGCAGTccttgatttattttcaatattatttccaaCAAGAGAAAGTGAccgaattaaaaatttttgcaaatttaaaGCTATTTCAAAATAGTGTTTTTATGTGTACAAAACAGTTTGCTAAATATTACGATAGACCTATTATAGAAGACCAATATGAAAGCAaacattttttgatagaaaatatagTAGAAAGATATAATGATAGGAACg TATCAACGCATTTGACAAATATCTatacttttatcaaaaaagaaaatttgcaaactttcaaattaaaactaaatgtGAAATATCCTGAAGACAGTATCTATTACCGCCCAGGTTTCTGGCAAGTTTTGAAAATAGCGTGGGCTCAATATATTGCCATTTATCTAGTGATTGCTTGGTTATTTCAAAGATTCAATCGGTATATTTTCCGTCATAGGTTAGTttggtattatgaagaaaatcctttgaaaataaaaacaatctgA
- the LOC130441628 gene encoding hemocyte protein-glutamine gamma-glutamyltransferase-like: protein MEPITVTGVNFFCQENSKHHHTDEYELVKAEAPAPVLRRGESFLLGIDLDRTFDVEKDVIRISFGFGEKPTVILGTKSVTPVKPKHTHFPKDPHIWGVLLKENNGNSVILNIRIPPHVQVGVWNCSLITTIAGKRGMRKDYNVENDVYIIFNPWCKEDGVYMENEEERNEYVLNETGKIWTGTFKKPKGKHWIFGQFDEISLPAAVFLLEKSGLATAQRGNPIMVARAISAIINALDDDGLLEGRWDGDYSDGTSPFAWTGTGAILEQYLATNGTPVKYGQCWVYSAATVTVCRALGMPCRSTTNYVSAHDTNATLTVDKFFDIFGEKIEGGLEGAGNDSCWNFHVWNDVWMTRPDLPPGYGGWQVIDATPQEVSGTVMRCGPASIVAVKKGEIGFLYDTPFVFSEVNADVVHFQENDESDWGFSRISINQYHVGRMILTKRLGPTDDNGDNDYTDITDLFKNKEGSEAERLAVYNAVRGVPKAKHIYDIPGNEHQDVEFDLVDIETVPYGHKFNMQVRLENKSDAVRTVKIVMTASSVYYMGTTANDIKKTRGTLKLEPHQRETVRLEVFPKDYLNKLVDHFFVKLYAVADVEETKQVWSEEDDFNLTLPDIKITAPVKANAEDKVNIKFSFRNPLEIPLTQCSYTVEGPGINKKENHADVKPKETIVMSASFVAKKPGSKKIIVNFTSKEIHNAHGSTNIIIE from the exons atgGAACCTATAACGGTAACTGGTGTGAATTTTTTCTGTCAAGAAAATAGTAAGCACCATCACACCGATGAATATGAACTAGTGAAAGCTGAAGCTCCAGCTCCTGTCCTTAGAAGAGGAGAGAGTTTTTTGTTGGGTATTGATCTAGATCGAACTTTTGACGTGGAGAAAGATGTTATCAGAATCAGCTTTGGATTCG GGGAAAAACCGACTGTAATTTTGGGAACAAAATCCGTAACTCCAGTTAAACCTAAACATACTCATTTTCCAAAAGACCCGCATATATGGggtgttttattaaaagaaaataatggtaattcggtcattttgaatattagaATACCACCACATGTGCAAGTTGGTGTTTGGAATTGTAGTCTTATAACTACCATAGCAGGAAAGAGAGGAATGAGGAAAGATTATAAT GTAGAAAATGacgtttatattattttcaatccaTGGTGTAAAGAAGACGGCGTCTATatggaaaatgaagaagaaagaaacGAGTACGTCTTAAACGAAACCGGTAAAATTTGGACAGGTACATTCAAAAAACCGAAAGGAAAACATTGGATATTTGGACAGTTTGACGAAATCTCTTTACCGGCAGCagtttttcttttggaaaaatCTGGTTTAGCTACAGCTCAAAGAGGAAATCCGATAATGGTCGCTAGAGCCATATCAGCAATA ATCAACGCACTCGACGACGATGGTTTATTAGAAGGAAGATGGGACGGTGATTACTCCGACGGAACATCTCCATTCGCTTGGACAGGAACTGGTGCAATACTGGAACAATATTTGGCGACTAATGGTACTCCCGTCAAATACGGTCAATGTTGGGTATATTCTGCTGCAACTGTAACAGTCTGCAGGGCTCTGGGTATGCCTTGTAGGTCTACTACCAATTATGTTTCGGCACATGATACGAATGCTACTTTAACGGTTGATAA ATTCTTCGATATCTTTGGTGAGAAAATTGAAGGGGGTCTCGAAGGAGCCGGTAACGATTCCTGTTGGAACTTCCACGTCTGGAATGACGTTTGGATGACGAGACCAGATTTACCTCCAGGTTATGGGGGTTGGCAAGTTATCGATGCCACTCCACAAGAGGTTAGCGGTACTGTCATGAGATGTGGACCAGCATCTATAGTTGCTGTTAAAAAAGGAGAAATTGGTTTTTTGTATGATACGCCTTTCGTATTTTCCGAAGTAAATGCTGATGTGGTTCACTTCCAAGAGAACGATGAATCCGATTGGGGATTCAGCAGAATATCTATCAACCAATATCA TGTAGGAAGAATGATTTTGACTAAGAGGTTAGGTCCAACAGACGATAACGGAGATAACGACTATACAGACATAACGGATCTATTCAAAAACAAAGAAGGTTCCGAAGCGGAACGTTTAGCAGTTTACAATGCCGTTCGTGGAGTACCTAAAGCTAAACACATCTACGATATCCCCGGTAATGAACACCAAGACGTAGAATTTGATCTAGTCGATATCGAAACCGTCCCGTACGGACATAAATTCAATATGCAAGTTCGACTTGAAAATAAATCGGACGCCGTCAGAACCGTCAAGATAGTAATGACAGCGTCATCTGTTTATTATATGGGTACTACGGCgaacgatataaaaaaaaccaGAGGTACTCTGAAACTCGAACCGCATCAAAGAGAAACTGTGAGACTTGAGGTGTTTCCTAAAGATTATCTGAATAAATTGGTGgatcatttttttgtcaaacttTATGCCGTAGCAGATGTTGAAGAAACTAAACAAGTTTGGAGCGAAGAAGATGATTTCAATTTGACCCTTCCCGATATAAAAATTACTGCGCCAGTTAAGGCTAATGCTGAAGACAAAGTGAATATTAAATTCAG tttcCGAAATCCTTTGGAAATTCCATTAACTCAGTGTTCTTACACTGTTGAAGGACcaggaataaataaaaaagagaatCATGCTGATGTGAAACCAAAAGAAACGATCGTCATGTCGGCTAGTTTTGTAGCTAAAAAACCAGGATCCAAGAAAATCATCGTCAATTTTACTTCTAAAGAAATTCATAATGCTCACGGAAGTacgaatattattattgaataa